A DNA window from Hevea brasiliensis isolate MT/VB/25A 57/8 chromosome 2, ASM3005281v1, whole genome shotgun sequence contains the following coding sequences:
- the LOC110654180 gene encoding uncharacterized protein LOC110654180, with the protein MENVSYSSYPDSGDSSPRSRDIDESQSWDELPSNYKIKLICSYGGKIQPRHHDNQLAYMGGDTKILSVERNVKFSVIMNRLTSLCGDADICFKYQLPGEDLDALISVTNDEDLEHMMLEYDRLYRASAKPARLRLFLFHLNPSSFGSDEVKSERLWFVDALNFVPVQNQEVSSPPAAAVAATVTAGNPDFLFGLEKGAVPVAKFMDTAPPPPTVPVGNDVSAGSECGSEDRHVIGDTVINQLNPDLQKLQISAAQEQSRKIEEANSRGYAVEYCAQQVNEKIPPQPSQVAMPVLIPVPATYLPERHMNASGYTITVPGTEHTVYQIPMAAAMYQAPALRPVTGQVGQGYYGLQRVVQEVYREQPLYNAVPPTTTVPSLPPQQQSPMVGVYTEGIGIGQAKVGVAEQGYVQVGYDSAGRQVYYTTTPYQAVAADNSALNQDGKVQVVGANAKGPQVSSM; encoded by the coding sequence ATGGAAAACGTCTCTTACTCTTCTTATCCTGATTCCGGCGACTCGTCTCCTCGCTCTCGCGATATCGACGAGAGCCAGTCGTGGGACGAGCTTCCGTCCAATTACAAAATCAAATTAATATGTAGTTATGGAGGTAAAATCCAGCCGAGACACCACGATAACCAACTCGCTTATATGGGTGGTGATACGAAGATTCTCTCCGTCGAACGCAATGTCAAGTTCTCGGTGATTATGAACAGGCTTACTTCTCTCTGTGGCGATGCTGATATATGCTTCAAGTATCAGCTACCTGGTGAGGATCTTGATGCTTTGATTTCTGTCACCAACGATGAGGATCTCGAGCACATGATGCTCGAGTATGATAGGTTGTATCGCGCGTCGGCTAAGCCCGCGAGGTTGAGGTTATTTCTGTTTCATTTGAATCCTTCGAGTTTTGGATCTGATGAAGTGAAGTCGGAGCGGCTTTGGTTTGTGGACGCTTTGAATTTTGTGCCAGTGCAGAATCAAGAAGTTTCTTCGCCTCCTGCGGCAGCGGTGGCGGCAACAGTGACGGCTGGGAATCCAGACTTTCTCTTCGGGTTGGAAAAGGGGGCTGTTCCCGTCGCGAAATTCATGGATACAGCGCCGCCACCGCCGACGGTGCCCGTTGGGAACGATGTTTCCGCTGGATCCGAGTGTGGATCGGAGGATCGGCACGTAATTGGTGATACGGTAATTAATCAACTGAACCCAGATTTGCAAAAATTGCAAATATCTGCTGCTCAGGAGCAGTCTAGAAAAATTGAGGAGGCAAACTCTAGGGGTTATGCTGTCGAGTACTGCGCTCAACAAGTTAATGAAAAAATTCCTCCCCAACCGTCACAGGTTGCGATGCCGGTACTCATTCCTGTTCCCGCCACCTACTTGCCGGAAAGGCACATGAACGCTAGTGGTTATACTATTACTGTCCCTGGAACTGAGCATACAGTTTATCAAATTCCTATGGCGGCTGCTATGTACCAAGCACCAGCATTAAGACCGGTGACCGGACAAGTGGGTCAGGGATATTATGGACTGCAGAGGGTTGTACAGGAAGTTTACAGAGAGCAGCCACTGTACAATGCGGTACCGCCAACAACAACAGTACCTTCACTCCCACCACAACAACAATCGCCAATGGTAGGGGTTTACACCGAAGGGATTGGAATTGGACAGGCTAAAGTTGGAGTAGCCGAGCAGGGATATGTGCAGGTTGGTTACGACAGTGCAGGGAGGCAGGTTTATTATACTACTACCCCATATCAGGCAGTTGCAGCAGATAATAGCGCATTGAATCAAGATGGTAAGGTTCAGGTTGTTGGTGCCAATGCAAAGGGTCCGCAAGTTTCATCTATGTGA
- the LOC131168941 gene encoding glycine-rich domain-containing protein 2-like, which yields MKVEAKDGYCFEKEVVGMTTSGETHVLAEFSGTGWSLLNSSWRFQLQDELNNVGRIYELTGFRKFVFLLQVVILPGRKLKYENGSCEKHKSAESLMTAVEFSAEYPYGKAVALFNLKSGVRQINEEWLVVPGILLAFLLSNTLRKDCDCDLIANMDSPIEVDDASKQVVISKMECEIGWESIEEGIEVTEDSTSNRECGNGSEATTISCTKCSRQVVSCNTNCHAGVAVKGSGCGSCGGCSSCGGGGCKGGGCGGCHGGCNTK from the exons ATGAAAGTGGAGGCAAAAGATGGCTACTGTTTCGAAAAGGAAGTTGTTGGCATGACAACTTCCGGTGAAACTCACGTACTTGCAGAGTTTTCTGGAACAGGATGGTCTCTGCTAAACTCCAGCTGGCGGTTTCAGCTTCAGGATGAACTCAACAATGTTGGTCGCATCTATGAGCTTACAGGTTTCCGGAAG TTTGTTTTCCTCCTCCAGGTGGTTATTTTACCCGGTAGAAAACTGAAGTATGAAAATGGAAGCTGTGAGAAACATAAAAGTGCAGAGAGCTTGATGACAGCTGTTGAATTCTCTGCAGAATATCCTTATGGAAAAGCTGTGGCATTATTCAATTTGAAGTCTGGCGTTCGGCAG ATCAATGAAGAATGGCTAGTAGTTCCCGGGATACTGTTGGCCTTTTTACTTTCTAATACTTTGAGGAAGGATTGTGATTGTGATCTCATTGCCAACATGGACAGTCCTATTGAAGTGGATGATGCCTCAAAGCAAGTAGTGATCTCAAAAATGGAGTGTGAAATTGGTTGGGAGTCTATTGAAGAGGGCATTGAAGTTACCGAGGATAGCACGTCCAACAGAGAATGTGGCAATGGGTCTGAAGCAACGACGATAAGCTGCACAAAGTGTTCCCGCCAAGTTGTCTCATGTAATACCAATTGCCATGCAGGAGTTGCAGTGAAGGGCAGCGGTTGCGGTTCTTGCGGAGGCTGCAGTAGTTGTGGGGGAGGGGGCTGTaaaggtggtggttgtggtgggtGTCATGGTGGCTGTAACACAAAATAG
- the LOC110654181 gene encoding CBL-interacting serine/threonine-protein kinase 8, with the protein MVVRKVGKYEIGRTIGEGTFAKVKFAQNTETGESVAMKVLDRSTIIKHKMIDQIKREISIMKLVRHPYVVRLHEVLASRTKIYIILEFITGGELFDKIVHHGRLSEAEARRYFQQLIDGVDYCHSKGVYHRDLKPENLLLDSQGNIKISDFGLSALPEQGVSLLRTTCGTPNYVAPEVLGHKGYNGAVADIWSCGVILYVLMAGYLPFDELDLTMLYSKIEKAEFSCPSWFPVGAKSLIHRILDPKPETRITIEQVRNDEWFNKDYVPARLIEYEDVNLDDVDAAFNDPEERKTDELCGNEDTGPLILNAFDLIIQSQGLNLATLFDRGKDSLKHHTRFVSQKPARVVLSSMEVVAQSMGFKTHIRNYKMRVEGLSANKTAHFSIILEVFEVAPTFFMVDIQKAAGDASEYLKFYKSFCSNLDGIIWKPHTESSKSRINKSESRKR; encoded by the exons ATGGTGGTGAGGAAAGTAGGCAAGTACGAGATAGGGAGAACTATCGGCGAAGGAACCTTCGCCAAAGTAAAGTTCGCGCAGAACACTGAGACCGGTGAGAGTGTTGCCATGAAAGTTCTCGATCGCAGCACCATCATCAAGCACAAGATGATCGACCAg ATCAAGAGGGAGATATCTATAATGAAGCTTGTCAGACATCCTTATGTAGTGCGATTGCATGAG GTTTTAGCAAGCCGCACTAAGATTTATATAATCTTGGAGTTCATTACAGGTGGTGAATTGTTTGATAAAATA GTGCATCATGGACGTCTTAGCGAGGCTGAAGCAAGGAGATACTTTCAACAGCTTATTGATGGAGTGGATTATTGCCACAGTAAAGGAGTCTACCACAGAGACTTAAAG CCTGAAAATCTTCTACTTGATTCACAAGGAAATATAAAGATTTCAGATTTTGGTCTTAGTGCATTGCCTGAACAA GGAGTTAGCTTGCTGCGGACAACATGTGGAACTCCTAACTATGTGGCACCTGAG GTACTTGGTCACAAGGGTTATAATGGTGCTGTGGCAGATATCTGGTCCTGTGGGGTCATCCTTTATGTTTTGATGGCAGGATATCTTCCATTTGATGAACTAGATCTCACCATGTTATACAGTAAG ATCGAGAAGGCAGAGTTTTCATGTCCTTCATGGTTTCCAGTAGGAGCAAAATCTTTGATTCATAGAATTTTGGATCCAAAACCTGAAACT CGTATAACCATCGAACAGGTAAGGAATGATGAGTGGTTCAACAAAGACTATGTTCCTGCAAGACTTATTGAGTATGAAGATGTGAACCTGGATGATGTAGATGCAGCTTTTAATGATCCAGAG GAACGAAAGACTGATGAATTGTGTGGGAATGAGGATACAGGACCATTGATTCTTAATGCATTTGATTTGATAATTCAATCTCAAGGCTTGAACCTCGCGACACTATTTGATCGTGGAAAG GACTCTTTGAAGCATCACACACGCTTTGTTTCACAGAAGCCAGCAAGGGTCGTGTTATCAAGCATGGAAGTTGTTGCACAATCAATGGGTTTTAAGACACATATTCGTAATTATAAG ATGAGAGTGGAAGGCCTTTCGGCTAATAAGACTGCGCATTTCTCAATTATTCTAGAA GTGTTTGAAGTTGCTCCCACATTTTTTATGGTGGATATTCAGAAAGCAGCTGGAGATGCTTCCGAATACCTCAAG TTTTACAAGAGCTTTTGTAGCAATCTTGATGGTATCATCTGGAAACCACATACCGAATCAAGCAAATCTAGGATCAACAAGTCAGAGAGCAGAAAACGctga